From Candidatus Omnitrophota bacterium:
CATGATTATCGGTTGCGCTTTTATTGAAGCAATCACCATCTATGTTTTGGTTTTCGCTTTTATGTACGCAGGGAAATAATCGGGAAGGAATAGTTAAGTGGAACTATTGAAGATGCTCAGCGCAAGTGAGATTTTTGCGCAGATCCTAAGTTTTTTTCTGCTATTATTTTTACTCAGGCATTTTGCCTGGAAAAAAATTCTAGGCCTTTTGGATAAGCGTAAGGAAAGAATCAGCGCTGAACTTAAAGAGATAGAAGATACCAAAATCCAAATTGCCAAGATCAAGGCGGATTATGAATCAAAGATGGTTTTAATTCAAAACCAGGCACAGGTAAAGATTAATGAGGCTATTGAAGAAGGAAAAAAAATAAATTCTTCAATGCGTAAAAAGGCACATGAGGATGCTCAGGATATCCTTACTGATGCGCGTAATCAGGTAAAATACGAGGTTTCTAAAGTAGAGGAGCAGCTCAGGGATAAGATTGTGGATATCGCCTTGAGCGCGGCCAGGAACCTTATTCAGGAAAAGTTAA
This genomic window contains:
- the atpF gene encoding F0F1 ATP synthase subunit B, whose amino-acid sequence is MELLKMLSASEIFAQILSFFLLLFLLRHFAWKKILGLLDKRKERISAELKEIEDTKIQIAKIKADYESKMVLIQNQAQVKINEAIEEGKKINSSMRKKAHEDAQDILTDARNQVKYEVSKVEEQLRDKIVDIALSAARNLIQEKLTEEGDRKIVENFIKEIEKVE